A section of the Microbacterium sp. MM2322 genome encodes:
- a CDS encoding WecB/TagA/CpsF family glycosyltransferase: MAAPAGNDLIGDILRRATATLARRGRGRLTGDARVPPPQSRRAWPGVSLIGHWTPNRAEVASSAASAAIAEKISHTDADLVIVFMGKPLQEDWIDAYGEATGARVLLAFDAVVDFLAGRVSRAPRGWRARDREDVAAHAGAPVLAKRYLVEGPPAYLAVADLRVIKKHEPLPARGAAGPPLSRPCPPGGSRPAPSARSAPSHHVDLAGTHRLADGVGAAHAATPAAGRDCESGYGAPNAPRLPAAASRIDNTRSPEVPLVRKPGSR, encoded by the coding sequence TTGGCCGCGCCTGCGGGCAACGATCTGATCGGCGACATCCTGCGACGCGCGACAGCAACGCTGGCGCGTCGCGGTCGTGGGCGGCTCACCGGCGACGCGAGAGTCCCTCCACCGCAGAGTCGTCGCGCATGGCCGGGTGTCTCGCTGATCGGTCACTGGACGCCGAACCGTGCCGAGGTCGCGTCGTCTGCCGCGTCTGCCGCGATTGCGGAGAAGATCAGTCACACGGATGCGGACCTCGTGATCGTCTTCATGGGGAAACCCCTGCAAGAGGACTGGATCGACGCCTACGGCGAAGCGACGGGCGCGCGCGTCCTGCTCGCGTTCGACGCGGTGGTCGACTTCCTGGCAGGTCGAGTCTCGCGCGCACCACGAGGGTGGCGCGCACGCGATCGTGAAGATGTGGCGGCTCATGCTGGAGCCCCGGTATTGGCGAAGCGGTACCTCGTCGAGGGACCCCCGGCCTATCTGGCCGTCGCCGATCTTCGGGTCATCAAGAAGCATGAACCGTTACCCGCACGCGGCGCGGCCGGACCTCCCCTGTCCCGTCCGTGCCCGCCTGGTGGATCGCGTCCGGCGCCGTCTGCGCGTTCGGCCCCGTCCCACCACGTCGATCTAGCGGGAACGCACCGGCTCGCCGACGGCGTCGGGGCGGCTCACGCCGCGACGCCCGCCGCGGGACGCGACTGCGAAAGCGGATACGGGGCGCCGAATGCGCCCAGGCTGCCCGCAGCGGCATCCAGGATCGACAACACCCGCAGTCCGGAGGTGCCACTCGTGCGGAAGCCCGGTTCTCGCTGA
- a CDS encoding DUF4012 domain-containing protein, whose protein sequence is MTADFTVTAQLASAWWTRSGMSAPDAVVSVDPIVLAAVLGVIGPVETCAGALDQKNVVDRLLVEPYRTLDQDAQGRWFADAAAAVFTAVTERARPVAMIPPSRAPSTRTHLRVEP, encoded by the coding sequence ATGACCGCCGACTTCACCGTGACCGCGCAGCTCGCCTCAGCATGGTGGACCCGGAGCGGGATGTCGGCGCCTGACGCCGTCGTCTCAGTGGACCCCATCGTCCTCGCGGCAGTCCTCGGTGTGATCGGACCCGTCGAGACGTGCGCGGGGGCGCTCGACCAGAAGAACGTCGTCGACCGTCTGCTGGTCGAGCCCTATCGCACGCTCGATCAGGATGCGCAGGGGCGCTGGTTCGCGGATGCCGCCGCCGCGGTCTTCACCGCGGTCACCGAGCGGGCGCGGCCCGTCGCGATGATCCCGCCCTCGCGGGCGCCGTCGACGAGGACGCATCTCCGTGTGGAACCGTGA
- a CDS encoding helix-turn-helix transcriptional regulator: MSARKREVAGLVLSGMTYAEIGEAIFISPRTAEHHIARIRRRLGATSRTDLIAKLQAIVGPDETGTLGH, from the coding sequence TTGAGTGCGCGCAAGAGGGAGGTGGCCGGCCTCGTGCTGAGCGGGATGACCTACGCCGAGATCGGCGAGGCCATCTTCATCTCGCCGCGAACCGCAGAACATCACATCGCACGCATCCGCCGTCGGCTCGGGGCAACATCACGCACCGATCTGATCGCGAAGCTGCAGGCGATCGTGGGACCGGACGAGACGGGAACGCTCGGGCACTGA
- a CDS encoding TRIC cation channel family protein codes for MSVVPFAVPLWVELLAAGLGGLQGALVAAEHRHQRIDVLGVLVIGLLVALGGSLLRDVVLNEPPVVIWQQPVSPGRRGRSCRGDGGGVRDRAGCLAAHRARRDREDGMFVPSVC; via the coding sequence ATGAGCGTCGTCCCGTTCGCCGTCCCGCTCTGGGTGGAACTGCTGGCCGCAGGGCTGGGCGGCCTGCAGGGCGCGCTCGTCGCGGCGGAGCACCGACACCAGCGCATCGATGTGCTGGGCGTGCTCGTCATCGGCCTCCTCGTCGCGCTCGGGGGAAGCCTGCTCCGCGACGTCGTGCTCAACGAGCCGCCCGTCGTGATCTGGCAGCAACCGGTATCTCCTGGTCGCCGCGGCCGGAGCTGTCGTGGGGATGGCGGTGGCGTCCGTGATCGCGCGGGCTGTCTGGCCGCTCATCGTGCTCGACGCGATCGTGAAGATGGAATGTTCGTGCCATCGGTGTGTTGA
- a CDS encoding lactate/malate family dehydrogenase has product MAAEKVEAEVLDLAHGAQFTGSSDISGGSDVAVAAGSHVVVITAGAKQNPGRPAPSSPG; this is encoded by the coding sequence ATCGCCGCTGAGAAGGTCGAAGCCGAGGTCCTCGACCTCGCCCACGGCGCGCAGTTCACCGGGTCAAGCGACATCTCGGGCGGGTCCGACGTCGCGGTCGCCGCGGGCTCCCACGTCGTCGTGATCACCGCCGGCGCGAAGCAGAACCCGGGCAGACCCGCACCGAGCTCGCCGGGGTGA